ACATCGCTCTATATGTTACAAAAAGCATCATCTCCcataaatttacatttacaaaaaagcaTCATCTCCCataaatttaaatttacatttatgggAGACCGCTCCTATCTAGCACTCACACAGCTTAAGTTTCGGCTGAAAATGACATCAAGCGAATGGATACATCAAACTCGGTGATTAGTGAGAGCGAAATACCTCccaaacagaaaatgacaaaacacaagAAGGGAATGTCAGACTGAATAACGCCAGATTAACAATATGACAGTTCATTCAGAACATCAGGCTATGTTGGTTGTGCttaaaaatcctttttttgcCTAGCCAGTGCCAGCTGCACCCCAGGATGGAAAACCAAATGTGACCTAGATAGTGTAAATAGTATTGGTTTTTCAGAGGTAATTTTAGAAGGTAATCAattgaagtgatttttttttcagtaccACTGATTAAGTTTGGATTAGTACCTGACGTTTGAGCAGAGGGCTAAATTATGTATTCAGGAGAGGTACACAGCTGGTAGTAGTGAATCATTGTAATGTTGGTAACAGGAATAAgtctatatatttgtttattgatACCCAACCTATGAGGTTTTCCTACTAAAAGTTGGACTCATACTGGATACATGGGTTTGTTAAATGTATCCTCTGGCTCAATGTTTCATCTCATAGGTCGTTTTCCCTCCCCTGACGGCTAATCTGTTGCTGGCTCTCATCCCATCTCCTCCCTCAATCACAGACATGCCCTCAAGGTATCGTGACATCCACACTGCGTGTTTACAGCAGGGTCATAAAGAACCTTGCCTGCATCAATATTCCCATATCAGCCCGTCTCTGTTGTGCTACAAACCACACACTGGTCTGGCAGCCGGAGAAGCATCTGATCAAGGTTGTGTAATCGCTCTGGTAGCCAATAGCCCCGTGCTCTCAGTATCTAAAGGGCTCTTAAATTTTCAACTGTACCCGAGACAGCAAAGACATAATAAGCTCATTACTGAGATAAACTGTGGAGTACAGTGTGCatatgcgtttgtgtgtgtgcacctttATGCATGCATGTGACTGTACTGCACAGTGTATATCCACATCTTTGAAATAATGTTATACTTGACCCAAGGATTGTAATGAAGTGAGCTGCTGGGCTAGCTGAGCATGGCTTTATATGCTAATGGTAATTGTAACTCTGCATCTAGATTCCACATTAGAGCGCAGACTGAATGTTATAAGCTGACAGCTTTTCTTCTTGTTATTACTACTGAAATTCCTCTGcatttgaatgaataaattattcCTACTTATTTAGGACAAGTTGAGCTGAAAATATCAGGCCGGCTGAATTATAATCCCTCAGCAACAGCCACCTGGGAAATTCAGTTTCACTATCGTAGTCCTTGATAAACAAAGGAGGACACGCACTATTGGTAGACATACAAAAGCAGGGAAGAAGGACTTCATTATCATTAAATGTGGATTGTAAACAGAATCTTTTGTAAGGCTTCAACATTTTTGCAGTAGTTCTTTATTGCAGTTATGGATTTGCTTATTTGGAGAGCATTATTGTTTGGctattgttattaaaaacagacaattggATAATACAACCATTTTCAACACTTTCCATTAGTTTGAttaaataactgtttttatgaaaaataacctCTGAGGATTCACTCAggtttaaaacaatatttgtcattattttgttcACCGTGTTCAATACGTGCTCTCCCTGTCCCACCGTAAAGTCATGCTCAATTCATCAAACCAAAATAAGGCATCTGTATATTTTCCATTTGGCTCAAAGACGCGACTGTTAAAGTAAAACAGACTATGCTTTGATTATATCTGTTTTTTGTCAAAGAGGCAATGAGAGCTATGGTCTTCTGTTGTGTCTGTGGAATGCAAGTGTTCTTCTTTAACTCTAAAAGCAGTGATTGTGAACAGTACCCCACAGCTTTCCGGCTATAGCAACATGAACATACGTTACTTATGCTGCTTTCATTTCCATGCCTGTCTCTTTCCATGTTTGACCTGTTTGCCTTCCCTCTAGAGGGTTCACAGGCAATAAGGTCAGCGGTCACTGGGGATTGCAGGTCTGGTCTCGGAGCAAGTGGCATGTTGATGAATGGTTGTAATCTCACAGTTGTTACAGGAATCACAAACACTTAATTTAGGGGGGAGGGTAGAATAGGAAGCTTTTTGCTGCGTTGGGTGAGTGAACACAaaatttattataaatatacatatgacATAGTAATtcctacttctctctctctattttaaTACCTTGTTTACCCTATGCTGTACATGTATTATGTATGTACACAATGCTCTGTATGTTGCTACCATTACAAAAAGCCATGCAATatctacagtacagtatatagtgTATCTATGAAACCTACATTTGTTCTCaataaatagtaataaattATCCACATCTTGTTTTTGTACATTCTATTGCacatattatttacattactgCTTTGGATtaacattttccctttttcatcATGACCTGATGTCAGTTTTAGCTGCTTATATTGACTGTATAACGTAAAGACAATGAGTTCATTCACCCCACGACCTCAGAAGACAGACATTTCTGTTGGGCGTCTTTGTCCTCAAATGTCacctttttgttcctttttggGTCGATCCAGGAGTTGTGGATGATGGCATTGTTAGGGGTAGGATCCGCCTCAATGATCGACACCACTCGCTTCTTCATCTTGCTTTTCAAGACTTTCTGGAACTTCTGCCTAGTGAAGGCATAGAGTAGAGGGTGAAAGATAGTGGTCCCGTAAGCCATGACCAGGAAGCCCAGTCTCAACTTGACCATTAGGTCACTGGGGCCCACACTCAGGATGACTGTGTTGAGCACCGTGATGGGCGTCCAGCACAGCATGAAAGTAGACACAATCAGGAGGGACATTCTGAAAACCCTCTTTTGGCGCTCTCGCCTTTCTCTGTGGCGCTTAACAGCCCTGCGCAAGGCGATGATGACGGAGACAGAGGTACGCATACCCAGTACGGGGTTGCGGCTGCCACTGCTCTGGGATGCATCCGTGGCCTCATGCTGCGTTGTCATGGCTGTCATGGATGGACTTTTTTTCCTGCGagccttcttcttctgtgaagCATGGAAACGTGTGCCAATGCGAATGTTGAGCGCCTGCAGGATCTTTGAGTAGGTGATGAGCATGACAACAGCAGTAAAGAAGAAAATGGGGATCTGAGCAAGCAGGTGGTAATAGAGGCCAAGTTCTGTGTAGTACTGGTTAGTGTGGACCACATTATCCACCACTGTCTGGTTCAGATCAGCCTGGCCCTGGGCAAAGAAGCCCACCTCAATAAAGGGTACGAGGAAACTAACAAAGGATAGCACCCAAATGGCAGTCAGCAGGGTCAGGGCACGGCCCATTGTCAGCACCCGGTTGGCTGGTTTGACAGAGATGTCGTAGCGATCAAGGGTGATGGCTAGCACATTAGCAGCAGTGGCGACACTAGCAAAGGAGACGCAGGCTTCATGGAAGCAGCAGACGAGTGCAGTGTCTCCCTCCAGGGAGAGCAACACCACCACAATGGTGAGGGGGATGCAGCACACACAAATTAGCACATCCAACACATGGAGGTTCATAGTGACGATGTTACTGACGGAGCTAATGAGGTTCGACTTCATACAGTAAAGGGCAAGCACAGTGAGGTTGGAGCTCATGCCCAGGAGGATTTCCAGCATGAGGAAGCCAGTCAGTGAGACCTGGAAACTAACAGGATAGGGATACTGGCTGGGGCTTGCCGGACTCATGGTGCGGCCGATGGGCTCAGTGTTGTCGGTGACCGTGACGTTGCTCATGGTGGCTTCTTGTTCAGGGCAGGGAAGGATATGCATTATCCTGCGTgtagagagaagagaaaaacagaattcATGAAGGGGAAAAGAAGAGGTCCATGTTTGTGCATCCCCTGCATTAACCCACATCTGAGAAATCTTGTCGGACGTAATGCTGCCAGTAATCAAATGATAGATAGCATATCGAGTTTTAAATGAGAAATGCTGAGATGAGACACTCAGACACAGTGCTGGAACTTCTTTTCCTGCCATGTCCTGCAGATTAGATTGTCTCACTACGTACACGGCATGACTAAATAGTAACTATCTTGCCTCAATCAGCTTCTGCCTGTTATCACCAACCTTGATCAGACAGTTGTATCGACAGCGGAGgcacacaacagaaacacttcGTAAGAAATTAAATTCTAATAACTTCATAGCCTTAATGGCTTAGTATATTGAGGCTTTGTAGTGGCTTAGTTGTGGCTTAGTGTTCTTTTGAGCCTCAGCTGAACAGCACATTCAAGCTGACATAGTTTTGGTGTATTAGCATTTACCATATACATACTGAATATAAACCAGGGGTCATGAAAGCaattatgagaaaaacaaattttaACCCCAATTGGCTGTGATTAATGAGATAGGGGGGAGTTAGGAAATAACATACTATATGGTTCTTGCTAACTAAACTCGTCATTTCTGGCAGCATCTCAGTCATTGCCAAGTTAAAGGAGGTGGTTCATAACTGACCAGAATTTACTGCCAGAAGATTATGTTAATTTTGTCAACAGCAGGCGTCCAACTCTCAGAGATGCACTTCAGAACTAATAAATCCCCAAAATGAAAACTTATTTGAAGCTGTAATAAATGATGGGttcgagtaaaaaaaaaatctataacaCATGGACtctgtaataatgataataataaaagctgACATAGAGAaacaagaatgttttttttatatttatatttacccTTCCCGCCAGCACTATCTGAATACCAGGGCTGTGTAATCAGGCCATAGAGTCCATGTTGCATCCACAGAGACAAGCATCACATCCAAACATAGTTCACGTAAAAAAGAGTTTCCGCTCCAGCAGAGCCCCCCAGCTAGGCTTTTCCTTTTCACGGCTGGTCCCTCCCAGAGAGGCTGACAGCCAAAAAAACACCTGTCCGTCTCGCCAAAGACTCTCTATGGGCAACCAGCCTTTTCTTCCAGCCTTTTCTTCCTGCCAATGATAAGAAAGCTAAGGAATCAGCCACCGGCACCCAGTGGATTTTAGAGTATATAGGCTAATGTCCTCTACAGACTTTTTCTCAGATCACTGGTCCGTTTGCTTTGCCGATGCTTGGAGCTCTGATGAATGAGTGGAACGGGGATAAGATGTCGGAGCCACCTCCTGTTTATAATCTCATGATATTCCCAGGCAGGAGAGACACAGCCAACCAAGAAAACAAAGACGCACAGACTCGTTCCCCTGCACAGGGCTGGAATGTACTGCTCATTGTGCAACGGAGTCAAAgccttgccttttttttttttttcttcaatgagAAGATAGTAGTCAGatctgtaaatacaaaaaaacagttgtATCCATCAGCTTGTACTCCAAGAGGCAGAGTTTGTCAGTCGGCCATGTAGATTTCCCCCGTCGTACACCGTAGCGTTGTCCAGAATCTGTCCAGGAGAGGTTAGTGTGTCCGGGCAGCATCCAGGCCCATGTCCCCTCTGGGAGCACTAATGGAACAGGCCTTCACTCTCCACTTTTCTCATCAGACCTTGTGCGCCTGACTCCGGCTGCCATTGACATGTAAATCGAGCACAGGTCCATGGTTTGCCCACTCGACATGCTGAACCCTCAATCACCGGAGATGGCGTGAGTAGAGCGGATTATTAGAGTGCATGCGTGTCGGATCACCATGACATGTGTGATCACTGAAACACTTGTGATCACCACTTTTTTCTATATGTGCATGGGAGGGGGGGTTGATTCAGCAATTCAGGGGAAGGTCATCCTCATGAGGTAGTGGGAGCAGGTTCATGAGACAGAGAGCTAGCTTGTAGATTTGCAACAAAGATCCCGGACTAAGAATTGAACTTCAGGTAGCAGGTTGCTGCATACAtcatctgtctgtcctcacagtgacctgaagagagagaaaggataGGGTAATGGATGAGATAGAGAGTAGGAGAGGGATGTGTGGGGGTCGCGTTAGTGAAGATAAAGATATCCTTTAGCAGCGAGGCGACAAGGAAACTCTCATTAGCATAGCAACAAGCTTCTGATGTCTTATCATGTTCCTGCATATCGCCTGATTCACTTTACATCTTTGCTATTGCATTAACATAATTGTAGCACTAATAAAGGGCTTGCATAAAAGCAACTGGTATTTGATATCTTGATTTTAAGATTGAAGATTAactgtataaatatttttaaactatttttcttGATTAGGTGTAAATTACTTCAGTAACATGCTTTGTGGTAATTATTGGATGTCACTTGTGCTTAAATGGTCATACCATTTTCATGATAGGCCAGACTTGCTTAGGGCTTTAGTGCCGTGTGATTCCTCTGGGATCTTGTCATAAACACATGGATGCCCTCTCGTGTGTCACTATATGTTATCCTTGTAATCCATTCAGAGGAACATGTCGGTCATCTTCAAGGTTGTCTGAGTGAGGGATGCCACACTTTACTATGCAACAATGTCAGCAGAAATTATCAGTGAGTACCATGCTTCAGTACCAGATAACAGAGAGGATCATGTATGTCATGAAGATGCACAGTCTCAAAGTGAACAGTTGTTTATCAAGTTTATCCTATTTTCAGCCTGACAGTTTAGAATAAATTAAGTGTGTAGGATAAGGACACAAACAGATGCATGTGAGGTATCCTAGTGcataaaaaaagccttttagATTGTGATGTTTACATTAGCAGCTACTTGGAATTACAAGACTCAACATTATTTAATCAGTTACTAATAGGTTTTACTTGAGCCATAAACAGTGTTTCTC
This is a stretch of genomic DNA from Anoplopoma fimbria isolate UVic2021 breed Golden Eagle Sablefish chromosome 19, Afim_UVic_2022, whole genome shotgun sequence. It encodes these proteins:
- the LOC129108701 gene encoding G-protein coupled receptor 22-like, with translation MHILPCPEQEATMSNVTVTDNTEPIGRTMSPASPSQYPYPVSFQVSLTGFLMLEILLGMSSNLTVLALYCMKSNLISSVSNIVTMNLHVLDVLICVCCIPLTIVVVLLSLEGDTALVCCFHEACVSFASVATAANVLAITLDRYDISVKPANRVLTMGRALTLLTAIWVLSFVSFLVPFIEVGFFAQGQADLNQTVVDNVVHTNQYYTELGLYYHLLAQIPIFFFTAVVMLITYSKILQALNIRIGTRFHASQKKKARRKKSPSMTAMTTQHEATDASQSSGSRNPVLGMRTSVSVIIALRRAVKRHRERRERQKRVFRMSLLIVSTFMLCWTPITVLNTVILSVGPSDLMVKLRLGFLVMAYGTTIFHPLLYAFTRQKFQKVLKSKMKKRVVSIIEADPTPNNAIIHNSWIDPKRNKKVTFEDKDAQQKCLSSEVVG